In candidate division KSB1 bacterium, one genomic interval encodes:
- a CDS encoding tetratricopeptide repeat protein — protein MKKQGDKAIQSCLTKMSDIMTQTASKSKVAESRGFANLAKSIHKLSSADSENPAVPADLAGDSLEKVNYYIDLALNTFESIRAPIMNEEQQTNFFFALSETFETLGNYGGALRNYTMVLSTLKDQKRTGQVQYRIGRIYAERGDWEKAGEYLNGAMQTLQSISSHSDIALTQIELAKIAYRKGDYAKAQSLFQAALETSEIVNDICSRATVSNHLGIIRRIWGEYELAYNHFHEALIEFQSIQDLRGAAESMNNLGVVHLKRRELEQAKNYFEKSHQLCQETGYFALLAFVYLNKAEFYCELGDGPMAANICHRALEYIVRLKNPIGIAKINMLFGRIFWKSEEFRSAAEFYKTSMNLYEEFSIPLGLANCYREYSHMQKESGNAEEASKFNSKADAIYSKLGMEIGDGQTEKMSGTNSNTNINEPQEISVVN, from the coding sequence ATGAAAAAACAGGGTGACAAGGCCATACAGTCATGTTTGACGAAAATGTCTGATATTATGACTCAGACGGCCTCAAAGTCAAAGGTTGCTGAAAGCCGGGGCTTTGCAAATCTTGCAAAGTCAATCCATAAACTGAGCTCGGCCGATTCTGAAAACCCGGCGGTTCCGGCCGACCTGGCCGGCGACTCTTTGGAGAAAGTAAATTATTATATTGATCTGGCATTGAACACTTTTGAGAGTATTCGGGCGCCTATCATGAATGAGGAGCAGCAAACCAATTTCTTTTTTGCACTTAGCGAAACCTTTGAGACGCTTGGCAATTATGGCGGCGCTCTTCGAAATTATACCATGGTGCTGAGTACCTTAAAAGATCAAAAAAGAACAGGACAGGTACAATATCGTATTGGACGAATTTACGCCGAGAGAGGCGACTGGGAAAAAGCCGGTGAATATCTGAATGGGGCCATGCAAACCTTGCAGTCAATAAGCAGTCACAGCGATATTGCACTCACGCAAATCGAACTTGCCAAAATTGCTTATCGCAAAGGAGATTATGCAAAAGCTCAGAGCTTGTTCCAAGCAGCACTGGAAACATCAGAAATTGTAAATGACATTTGCAGCCGGGCAACGGTGAGCAATCATCTCGGCATTATCAGACGCATTTGGGGCGAATATGAGCTTGCGTACAACCACTTTCATGAAGCCTTGATTGAATTTCAAAGCATTCAGGACTTACGCGGAGCAGCCGAGAGCATGAACAATTTAGGCGTTGTGCATCTGAAACGCCGCGAGCTGGAGCAAGCCAAAAATTATTTTGAAAAGTCACATCAGCTTTGTCAGGAAACCGGTTACTTCGCACTTTTGGCTTTTGTTTATCTGAATAAGGCCGAATTTTACTGCGAATTAGGGGATGGTCCCATGGCGGCGAATATTTGCCATCGGGCGCTTGAGTATATCGTCCGTCTTAAGAATCCAATTGGTATTGCCAAAATCAATATGCTGTTTGGACGCATATTTTGGAAATCGGAAGAATTCAGATCAGCGGCAGAATTTTACAAAACAAGTATGAACTTGTACGAGGAATTTAGTATTCCATTAGGCCTGGCCAATTGCTACCGGGAATATTCCCACATGCAGAAGGAAAGTGGAAATGCTGAAGAAGCAAGCAAATTCAACTCAAAAGCTGACGCGATTTATAGCAAACTCGGTATGGAAATTGGCGATGGTCAAACGGAGAAGATGAGCGGGACTAATTCAAATACCAATATTAATGAGCCGCAAGAAATATCAGTGGTGAATTAG